A stretch of the Sulfurimonas sp. HSL3-1 genome encodes the following:
- a CDS encoding nucleoside-diphosphate sugar epimerase/dehydratase translates to MSGLLRPTSGKRILFFLLLDMLLSLATLYGAYALRFNFDIPLRFFSSFDTVYLYLVGFKVVAFFFFRIYFIVWRFVGFAEAKNIVKAHVAAYTVFTGFYLLFPALFDPFPRSVIIIDFFLSIFAIGALRVAKRLMTEQERSSHQQPVLLLGVNPKTASIIKSAQEGDIPYYPSAVVVLSAENRSAVGTYISNIRVYGEEAVESLIRERGIAAAIVTSTLAQDELQALYARLSDAGVNEVKRVRLLGGQYDKLEDLSIEDLLARHPKDLDKEVIAGFVKGKRVLITGAGGSIGSEIARQCRRFGASALALIDHSEFNLYTVGEAIPEASLEMFSVTDGRILEEKMAAFGADIVIHAAAYKHVPLCEANKTAAVRNNVLGTKNVIDASIAAGVGKVVIVSTDKAVRPTNVMGATKRVTELYAGNVQSGATEIVAVRFGNVLGSSGSVIPKFKRQIEAGGPVTVTDPEMTRYFMLIPEACQLVLQAAAIAKGGELFILDMGEPVKIIDLARQMIRLYGKEDEIKIEVCGLRPGEKLYEELLIDDTEEKTRYSSIFIAGKTDYPIDKLEEDIEKLLETKDKVAALKQIVPEFDHKP, encoded by the coding sequence GTGAGCGGGCTGTTGCGACCGACGTCCGGCAAGCGGATCCTTTTCTTTCTGCTGCTGGATATGCTCCTCTCCCTGGCAACGCTGTACGGCGCCTACGCCCTGCGCTTCAACTTTGACATCCCGCTGCGGTTCTTTTCATCTTTTGATACGGTCTACCTTTACCTGGTCGGCTTCAAGGTCGTCGCGTTTTTCTTTTTTCGGATTTACTTTATCGTCTGGCGTTTCGTCGGCTTCGCGGAGGCCAAGAACATTGTCAAGGCCCATGTGGCGGCCTATACGGTTTTCACGGGCTTTTACCTGCTATTCCCGGCACTCTTCGACCCTTTTCCCCGCAGTGTGATCATCATCGACTTTTTTCTCTCCATCTTTGCCATCGGCGCCCTGCGTGTTGCCAAACGGCTGATGACGGAGCAGGAGCGCTCATCCCACCAGCAACCGGTACTGCTGTTAGGCGTCAACCCCAAAACGGCTTCGATCATCAAAAGTGCGCAGGAGGGGGATATCCCGTACTACCCCTCCGCGGTCGTTGTGCTCTCAGCGGAAAACCGCAGTGCCGTCGGGACCTATATCAGCAATATCCGCGTATACGGCGAGGAGGCAGTTGAATCCCTGATCCGCGAGCGCGGGATTGCCGCGGCGATAGTTACCAGCACCCTGGCGCAGGATGAGCTCCAGGCGCTCTACGCGCGTCTGAGCGATGCCGGGGTGAATGAAGTCAAACGGGTGCGGCTGCTGGGAGGGCAGTATGATAAACTCGAAGATCTTTCCATCGAAGATCTCCTCGCCCGTCATCCGAAAGACCTGGACAAGGAGGTGATTGCGGGTTTTGTGAAAGGAAAGCGCGTGCTTATCACCGGTGCGGGAGGCAGCATCGGCAGTGAGATCGCCCGCCAGTGCCGCCGTTTCGGCGCGTCGGCCCTGGCCCTGATCGACCACAGCGAGTTCAATCTCTACACGGTCGGCGAAGCGATTCCCGAGGCCTCGCTGGAGATGTTCAGCGTGACCGACGGCAGGATACTGGAGGAGAAGATGGCGGCCTTCGGAGCCGACATCGTCATCCATGCCGCGGCCTACAAGCATGTCCCGCTGTGCGAAGCCAACAAGACAGCGGCGGTACGCAATAACGTCCTGGGGACGAAAAACGTCATCGATGCCAGTATTGCTGCGGGCGTTGGGAAGGTGGTCATCGTCTCGACGGACAAGGCGGTGCGCCCGACCAATGTTATGGGGGCGACGAAGCGGGTGACGGAGCTCTATGCGGGGAACGTGCAGAGCGGTGCGACGGAGATCGTCGCCGTGCGTTTCGGCAACGTGCTGGGTTCCAGCGGCAGCGTTATCCCGAAGTTCAAACGGCAGATCGAAGCGGGCGGGCCGGTCACGGTAACCGACCCGGAGATGACGCGCTACTTCATGCTGATCCCGGAGGCATGCCAGCTGGTGCTGCAGGCGGCCGCCATTGCCAAAGGGGGAGAGCTTTTTATTCTTGACATGGGCGAACCGGTGAAGATCATCGATCTGGCCCGGCAGATGATTCGGCTCTACGGCAAAGAGGATGAGATCAAGATCGAAGTGTGCGGCCTGCGCCCGGGCGAAAAGCTCTACGAAGAGCTGCTGATAGACGATACGGAGGAGAAGACCCGGTACAGCTCCATCTTCATTGCCGGCAAAACGGACTACCCCATTGACAAGCTGGAAGAAGATATCGAAAAGCTTTTAGAGACAAAGGACAAGGTGGCGGCGTTGAAACAGATTGTACCGGAGTTTGATCATAAGCCCTAA
- a CDS encoding cytochrome-c peroxidase: protein MQHKMLVACLAVVGLSASATAGALSPEEALGKMIYFDQSLSYNGNLSCAGCHAPESGFTGPLSATNASGAVYEGSVPGRFGNRKPPSAAYATLSPILHYVMQQKQAVFMGGNFWNGRATGEKLGNPAADQAQGPFLNPLEQALATPGDVVTGVCSGFYADLFTSVWGESVCLPENVESAFDAIALSIAAYEASNEVNAFTSKYDYYLQGRAELTKEERKGLDLFKGKGKCANCHVLNEGTDGTPPLLTDYTFDNLGVPRNPENPFYTQDAQYNPLGYAWTDRGLGEFLATRMDYAAFAAENEGKQKVPTLRNVDKRPDALFVKAYTHNGYFKSLKSIVHFYNTRDVLPRCGDAMTTEADAMAQGCWPAPEVPENINTKELGDLHLTGEQEDAIVAFLKTLSDGYQP from the coding sequence ATGCAACATAAAATGCTGGTGGCCTGTTTGGCAGTAGTGGGTTTGAGTGCGTCGGCGACGGCAGGCGCTCTGAGCCCTGAGGAAGCGCTGGGTAAAATGATCTATTTCGATCAAAGCCTTTCATACAACGGGAACCTCTCCTGTGCCGGGTGTCACGCGCCCGAATCGGGCTTCACCGGTCCCCTCTCGGCCACCAATGCCTCCGGTGCGGTCTACGAAGGATCGGTCCCCGGGCGTTTCGGCAACCGGAAACCGCCGAGTGCGGCGTACGCGACCCTGAGCCCGATTCTGCATTATGTCATGCAGCAGAAACAGGCGGTATTCATGGGCGGCAATTTCTGGAATGGCCGTGCGACGGGTGAAAAGCTGGGCAACCCCGCCGCGGACCAGGCACAGGGTCCCTTTTTGAACCCGCTTGAACAGGCCCTTGCGACACCGGGTGACGTTGTGACAGGGGTCTGCAGCGGCTTCTATGCCGATCTGTTTACGTCCGTGTGGGGAGAGAGCGTCTGTCTGCCGGAGAACGTCGAGAGTGCCTTTGACGCCATTGCGCTCTCCATCGCCGCCTACGAGGCATCGAATGAGGTCAACGCATTCACGTCGAAATATGACTACTATTTACAGGGCAGGGCCGAACTGACAAAGGAGGAGCGCAAAGGGCTTGACCTTTTCAAGGGCAAGGGCAAATGCGCGAACTGCCACGTGCTGAACGAAGGGACGGACGGCACGCCGCCGCTCCTGACCGATTACACCTTTGACAATCTCGGTGTGCCCCGCAACCCGGAGAACCCCTTTTACACCCAGGACGCACAGTACAACCCGCTGGGCTACGCATGGACGGACCGCGGTCTCGGGGAGTTCCTGGCTACCCGCATGGATTACGCGGCGTTTGCGGCGGAAAACGAAGGCAAGCAGAAGGTGCCGACGCTGCGCAACGTCGACAAGCGGCCCGACGCGCTCTTTGTGAAGGCCTATACCCACAACGGTTACTTCAAAAGCCTGAAATCGATCGTTCACTTCTACAATACGCGTGACGTGCTGCCACGGTGCGGAGACGCTATGACCACCGAAGCGGATGCCATGGCGCAGGGGTGCTGGCCGGCGCCGGAAGTTCCTGAGAATATTAATACGAAAGAGCTTGGCGATCTTCACCTGACGGGGGAACAGGAGGATGCAATCGTCGCCTTCCTGAAGACCCTCTCCGACGGCTATCAGCCCTGA
- a CDS encoding sugar transferase — translation MTQGLSRRDAFAKRLFDILLAGTGLLLLGWWMILLLIAAASIDTRRFGLFMQRRIGRHGRPFTVYKIRTMRAVSGVDTTVTASNDVRITRLGSVLRRFKLDELPQLLNILVGDMSFVGPRPDVAGYADRLEGPDRVILGVRPGITGPATLKYRDEEAILAVQPSPQEYNDKVIWPDKVRINRMYVEQWSFRADLAYIWKTLKG, via the coding sequence ATGACACAGGGACTTTCCCGGCGGGACGCCTTTGCCAAGCGCCTCTTTGACATCCTGTTGGCGGGGACAGGGCTGCTGCTGCTGGGGTGGTGGATGATCCTGTTGCTGATCGCGGCGGCGAGCATCGACACCCGGAGGTTCGGACTGTTCATGCAGCGGCGGATCGGCCGACATGGGCGTCCTTTTACCGTCTACAAGATCAGGACAATGCGTGCCGTCAGCGGTGTAGATACGACTGTTACGGCGAGCAATGATGTGCGTATTACGCGGTTGGGGAGCGTATTGCGTCGGTTCAAACTTGATGAACTCCCCCAGCTGCTGAATATTCTCGTGGGTGATATGAGTTTTGTGGGCCCCCGTCCCGATGTTGCCGGATACGCGGACCGGCTTGAAGGGCCGGACCGGGTGATTTTAGGTGTTCGTCCCGGGATTACCGGGCCTGCAACGCTGAAATACCGTGATGAAGAGGCGATTCTGGCCGTACAGCCGTCTCCGCAGGAGTATAATGACAAGGTAATATGGCCTGACAAGGTGCGTATAAACCGGATGTATGTCGAACAGTGGTCCTTTAGAGCGGACCTTGCGTATATCTGGAAGACGCTGAAAGGATAA
- the ilvD gene encoding dihydroxy-acid dehydratase, whose translation MRSDTVKRGFDRTPHRSLFRATGLKDEDFDKPFIGVANSHIDIIPGHFFLQEYGRIVKEAIREAGGVPFEFNTIGVDDGIAMGHDGMLYSLPSRELIADSIETVMNAHKLDALICIPNCDKIVPGMIMGALRVNVPTLFVSGGPMAAGHKKDGTPIDLATAFEAVGQHAEGNMSDEELYEIECEACPSGGSCSGMFTANSMNTLCEAMGIALPGNGTVLAMTPERIEMVKQAAKRIVEMAKADDPKYNLRNVLNEKAIHNAFVVDMAMGGSSNTVLHMLAIAKEAEVDFDITKINEIAKNVSHIAKISPSLGTVHMEDIGRAGGVNAVMKEVSRRGGLLHLDNPTVTGETIGERIADAEIKDTGVIHTNENAYSPVGGLSILFGNLAEEGAVVKTAGIAPSMRQFKGTAVCFNSQQEAIAGIIGHKVKPGNVVVIRYEGPKGGPGMQEMLAPTSLIMGMGLGESVALITDGRFSGATRGASIGHVSPEAAEGGLIGLIEDGDEIELDVDTHLLQLNVAGEELERRRLHFKPHKKAISSKWLKRYSLLVSNASNGAVLKTELD comes from the coding sequence ATGCGCAGCGATACAGTCAAACGCGGCTTCGACCGCACCCCGCACCGGAGTCTTTTCAGAGCGACCGGCCTCAAAGACGAGGATTTTGACAAACCGTTTATCGGGGTTGCCAACAGCCACATCGACATCATTCCGGGCCACTTCTTCCTGCAGGAGTACGGCCGTATCGTCAAAGAAGCGATCCGCGAAGCGGGTGGGGTCCCGTTCGAGTTCAACACGATCGGCGTCGACGACGGGATCGCCATGGGCCACGATGGCATGCTCTACTCCCTGCCCAGCCGCGAACTGATCGCCGACAGCATCGAAACCGTGATGAACGCCCACAAGCTCGACGCACTGATCTGTATCCCCAACTGCGACAAGATCGTTCCGGGGATGATCATGGGTGCCCTGCGCGTCAATGTTCCGACGCTCTTCGTCTCCGGCGGCCCGATGGCGGCCGGCCACAAAAAAGACGGCACGCCGATCGACCTGGCTACAGCCTTCGAAGCCGTCGGCCAGCACGCCGAAGGCAATATGAGCGACGAGGAGCTCTACGAGATCGAATGCGAAGCCTGCCCGTCGGGCGGTTCGTGCTCGGGGATGTTCACCGCCAACTCCATGAACACCCTCTGTGAAGCGATGGGTATCGCCCTGCCGGGCAACGGTACGGTCCTCGCGATGACGCCGGAGCGGATCGAGATGGTCAAGCAGGCAGCCAAGCGTATCGTCGAGATGGCCAAGGCGGATGATCCGAAGTACAACCTCCGCAACGTCCTCAACGAAAAAGCGATCCACAACGCCTTCGTCGTTGACATGGCGATGGGCGGTTCAAGCAATACGGTCCTTCATATGCTTGCCATCGCGAAAGAGGCGGAGGTCGATTTCGACATTACCAAGATCAACGAGATCGCGAAAAACGTTTCGCATATCGCGAAGATCTCCCCGTCGCTCGGCACCGTCCACATGGAGGACATCGGCCGTGCGGGCGGGGTCAATGCCGTCATGAAAGAGGTGAGCCGCCGCGGCGGACTGCTGCACCTGGACAACCCGACGGTCACGGGGGAAACGATCGGCGAACGTATCGCCGATGCCGAGATCAAAGATACCGGCGTCATCCACACCAACGAAAACGCCTACTCCCCGGTCGGTGGCCTCTCCATCCTCTTCGGCAACCTTGCTGAAGAGGGCGCCGTCGTCAAAACGGCCGGCATTGCACCGAGTATGCGCCAGTTCAAAGGCACCGCCGTCTGCTTCAACTCCCAGCAAGAGGCGATTGCCGGCATTATCGGCCACAAGGTCAAGCCGGGCAACGTCGTCGTCATCCGCTACGAAGGTCCCAAAGGCGGACCGGGTATGCAGGAGATGCTCGCGCCGACGTCGCTCATCATGGGGATGGGCCTCGGCGAGAGCGTCGCCCTCATCACCGACGGCCGCTTCTCGGGTGCGACCCGCGGTGCCTCTATCGGTCATGTCAGCCCCGAAGCGGCCGAGGGCGGCCTGATCGGTCTGATCGAGGACGGCGACGAAATCGAACTCGACGTCGATACGCACCTGCTGCAGCTCAACGTTGCCGGGGAAGAGCTTGAACGCCGCCGTCTGCACTTCAAACCGCACAAGAAGGCCATCAGCTCCAAATGGCTCAAGCGCTACAGCCTGCTCGTCTCCAACGCCTCCAACGGCGCCGTGCTGAAGACGGAACTGGACTAA
- a CDS encoding DegT/DnrJ/EryC1/StrS family aminotransferase, which yields MARLFLSPPHMTGNEQRYIAEVFESNYIAPLGPMVTRFEQAICDYTQAPFALGTSSGTAALHLALRVSGIGEGDIVLASSFTFIGSVAAILYQQATPLFIDADAKSWNLSPELLELAIARAPKPPKALIVTHLYGQCAEMRRIMAICREHGIVVIEDAAESLGATLDGVHTGTWGDFGVYSFNGNKILSTSGGGMLVSKSEEAIAKAMFYATQAKEPTPWYEHKELGYNYRMSNVLAAIGVAQMEVLAERVTQRRRIFGWYQEALGEIDEIDFMPELPGAQGNRWLTTLTLGHSDPERVRTALEDHDIESRPLWKPMHLQPLFSGAEAVTDGVSEQLFSCGLCLPSGTQMTQEDVIRVSDIIRKVVV from the coding sequence GTGGCACGTCTTTTTCTCTCCCCTCCCCATATGACCGGCAACGAGCAGCGCTACATCGCCGAAGTGTTCGAGAGTAACTACATCGCGCCGCTCGGGCCGATGGTGACACGGTTCGAGCAGGCGATCTGCGACTACACGCAGGCGCCGTTCGCGCTGGGCACTTCCAGCGGGACGGCGGCGCTGCACCTGGCGCTGCGTGTCAGCGGTATCGGGGAGGGCGATATCGTTTTGGCGTCGTCGTTCACCTTCATCGGTTCCGTTGCCGCCATCCTTTACCAGCAGGCGACGCCGCTTTTCATCGATGCCGACGCAAAGAGCTGGAATCTCTCCCCTGAGTTGCTCGAGCTTGCGATAGCGCGTGCACCGAAACCGCCGAAGGCCCTGATAGTGACCCACCTTTACGGCCAGTGCGCGGAGATGCGGCGGATCATGGCGATCTGCCGGGAGCACGGTATCGTTGTGATCGAAGATGCGGCCGAGAGCCTCGGGGCGACCTTGGATGGTGTCCATACGGGCACCTGGGGCGACTTCGGCGTCTACTCCTTCAACGGAAACAAGATCCTCTCCACCTCCGGCGGGGGGATGCTCGTCTCTAAAAGTGAAGAGGCGATCGCAAAGGCGATGTTCTATGCGACGCAGGCGAAAGAGCCGACGCCATGGTACGAGCACAAAGAGCTGGGGTACAACTACCGGATGAGTAATGTCCTAGCTGCCATCGGCGTGGCGCAGATGGAGGTGCTGGCCGAGCGCGTGACGCAGCGGCGCCGGATCTTCGGCTGGTACCAAGAAGCGCTGGGGGAGATCGACGAAATCGATTTTATGCCGGAGCTGCCGGGTGCCCAGGGGAACCGCTGGCTGACGACGCTGACCCTGGGTCATTCCGATCCCGAGCGGGTCAGAACCGCGTTGGAAGATCACGATATCGAGAGCCGTCCCCTCTGGAAACCGATGCACCTTCAGCCCCTGTTTTCGGGGGCCGAAGCAGTGACGGACGGTGTTAGTGAACAGTTGTTCTCATGCGGCCTCTGCCTGCCGAGCGGCACCCAGATGACGCAGGAGGATGTTATCAGGGTCTCCGACATCATCCGGAAGGTGGTGGTGTGA
- a CDS encoding S8 family peptidase, whose translation MRGSGAVLLGLTLLFHGCGSGGGSSTPDDPVVPPDPTTTVANSVALGPIGGATVTVTDLAGQQQYLTVTTPFNAATDLMDDNVTLVPYTEQTVGKFTVSLPGLASTQLVLVKAAGGEDIDPNDDGQYDAAAVKTVQGSLYAYVTVADLLNNNVRVNAFTTIAAEWIRREGLTDETEIKSVLARLSGFLFASPSTALSAFNPAKLTTGGAMEDVALLNDSQSYGDAVASTTIQELFAGTTHLFHDADNDALFDDFELLVGTNPAAANSDGDALGDYGEFFAGTDPMSSDTGVYEDPLTQYQWHLDATEPNDINVASVWESYAGRRNIYVGVVDTGIEAVHPDLASNLDLTKSYRWSDGSNDPSPDADQLATDPYLSAHGTACAGLVAASGWNSVGVKGVAPFVKLAGYNVFSQSPLTDVTLIQALSKEMDISSNSWGDPSEILYGDQTLIDGLQTGAEQGRSGKGIVYVMAAGNDRSNSDYSPLHIGNANNAGVANNPYVITVTATDKDGSYSSYANFGANVLLAAPGGEFGEQYDAVNGAAIVTTDYTGYDYGFESTGFVETYRLDPKTNLPVYFDVPGNENGDYTNYMNGSSAAVPMVSGVAALMLSANPDLTYRDIRYILATTARKNDPGDGDWTTNGAGWHINHNYGFGLLDAAAAVAKAEGFASLGAETVLPKLTNDIADTTVPDANATGVTSTITETQALSVEHVDVWVTIDHARPGDLDIRLTSPEGTESHLAYGGAYYLEGSYANWRFSTVRALDEGAAGTWTLTVKDLRAGTEGTFKSWSLQVRGH comes from the coding sequence ATGAGAGGCAGCGGGGCAGTGCTTCTCGGGCTGACATTGCTGTTTCACGGCTGCGGTTCCGGCGGCGGCTCCTCAACGCCGGATGATCCGGTCGTTCCACCTGACCCAACAACGACAGTCGCAAACAGTGTCGCTCTAGGCCCCATCGGCGGGGCAACGGTCACCGTAACCGACCTGGCGGGACAGCAGCAATACCTGACAGTCACGACACCATTCAATGCCGCAACAGACCTGATGGATGACAATGTGACGTTGGTGCCGTACACAGAGCAGACGGTCGGGAAATTTACGGTCTCGCTCCCCGGTCTGGCATCGACGCAGCTGGTACTGGTGAAGGCTGCAGGGGGTGAGGATATCGATCCGAACGACGATGGACAGTATGACGCTGCAGCGGTCAAAACCGTCCAGGGTAGCCTATATGCTTACGTGACAGTGGCGGATCTGCTAAACAACAATGTCAGGGTGAATGCCTTCACCACGATTGCGGCGGAGTGGATCCGGCGAGAGGGGCTGACGGACGAGACGGAGATAAAATCGGTGCTCGCCCGCCTCTCCGGATTTCTTTTTGCATCCCCGTCGACGGCGCTCAGCGCATTCAACCCGGCAAAACTGACCACAGGCGGTGCGATGGAGGATGTGGCCCTCTTGAACGATTCGCAGTCCTATGGGGATGCCGTGGCGTCGACAACGATCCAGGAGCTGTTCGCGGGAACGACCCATCTTTTCCACGATGCAGACAACGACGCCCTTTTTGATGATTTCGAACTGCTGGTCGGCACGAATCCGGCAGCCGCAAACAGCGACGGGGATGCGCTGGGTGATTACGGCGAGTTTTTTGCCGGAACCGACCCCATGAGCAGTGATACCGGGGTCTATGAAGACCCTCTCACCCAATATCAGTGGCATCTGGATGCGACAGAACCGAACGACATCAATGTCGCTTCAGTCTGGGAGTCCTACGCGGGCCGCCGCAATATTTACGTGGGCGTGGTCGATACGGGTATTGAAGCCGTCCACCCGGATCTGGCTTCGAACCTCGACCTGACGAAGAGCTACCGCTGGTCTGACGGCTCGAACGACCCGTCGCCCGATGCGGACCAGCTCGCTACGGATCCCTACCTCTCTGCGCATGGGACGGCCTGCGCGGGTCTCGTCGCCGCTTCGGGATGGAACAGTGTCGGTGTCAAAGGGGTGGCCCCGTTTGTCAAGCTGGCGGGCTATAATGTTTTCTCGCAGTCGCCGCTGACGGACGTTACGCTGATCCAAGCGCTCTCCAAAGAGATGGACATCTCCTCGAACAGCTGGGGCGACCCCTCCGAAATTCTCTATGGTGACCAGACGCTGATCGACGGGTTACAGACAGGGGCGGAGCAGGGGCGCAGCGGGAAAGGGATCGTCTACGTCATGGCCGCGGGGAACGACCGCAGCAATTCGGATTACTCCCCGTTGCACATCGGTAATGCCAACAATGCCGGCGTCGCGAACAACCCCTATGTTATTACCGTGACGGCCACCGATAAGGACGGCAGTTACTCCTCCTATGCCAATTTCGGTGCGAATGTTCTGCTCGCGGCGCCGGGCGGCGAGTTCGGTGAGCAGTATGATGCCGTAAACGGAGCGGCGATTGTGACGACGGATTACACCGGGTACGACTACGGGTTTGAATCGACCGGCTTCGTTGAAACGTACCGTCTCGATCCCAAAACGAATCTCCCGGTCTATTTTGATGTTCCGGGCAATGAGAACGGCGACTATACCAATTATATGAACGGATCGTCGGCGGCCGTGCCCATGGTCAGCGGGGTCGCCGCTTTGATGCTCAGTGCGAACCCGGACCTGACCTACCGCGATATACGCTATATCCTCGCTACGACAGCCAGAAAAAACGATCCGGGTGACGGCGATTGGACGACCAACGGTGCGGGGTGGCATATCAACCACAACTACGGCTTCGGGCTGCTGGATGCCGCAGCCGCCGTCGCCAAGGCGGAAGGGTTTGCTTCACTCGGCGCGGAGACCGTGCTGCCGAAGCTGACAAACGACATCGCGGATACGACGGTTCCCGATGCGAACGCCACCGGTGTGACGTCCACGATTACCGAGACGCAGGCATTGAGCGTGGAACATGTCGATGTCTGGGTCACCATCGACCATGCCCGTCCCGGGGACCTTGATATCCGGCTGACATCACCGGAGGGAACGGAAAGCCATCTGGCATACGGCGGGGCTTACTACCTCGAGGGTTCCTACGCTAACTGGCGCTTCTCCACCGTCCGCGCTCTTGACGAGGGTGCGGCCGGCACATGGACGCTGACCGTCAAAGACCTCCGGGCCGGTACAGAGGGGACGTTTAAAAGCTGGTCGCTGCAGGTTCGGGGACATTAA